In the Rattus rattus isolate New Zealand chromosome 18, Rrattus_CSIRO_v1, whole genome shotgun sequence genome, one interval contains:
- the Ager gene encoding advanced glycosylation end product-specific receptor isoform X3: MPAGTVARAWVLVLALWGAVAGGQNITARIGEPLMLSCKGAPKKPTQKLEWKLNTGRTEAWKVLSPQGDPWDSVARILPNGSLLLPAIGIVDEGTFRCRATNRLGKEVKSNYRVRVYQIPGKPEIVNPASELTANVPNKVGMCVSEGSYPAGTLSWHLDGKPLIPDGKGTVVKEETRRHPETGLFTLRSELTVTPAQGGTTPTFSCSFSLGLPRRRPLNTAPIQPRVREPLPPEGIQLLVEPEGGTVAPGGTVTLTCAISAQPPPQIHWIKDGTPLPLAPSPVLLLPEVGHEDEGIYSCVATYPSHGPQESPPVNIRVTGSVDGSGLGTLALSLGILGGLGIAALLIGAILWRKRQPRREERKAPESQEDEEERAELNQSEEAEMPENGAGGP, encoded by the exons ATGCCAGCGGGGACAGTAGCTAGAGCCTGGGTACTGGTTCTTGCTCTGTGGG GAGCCGTAGCTGGTGGTCAGAACATCACAGCCCGGATCGGAGAGCCACTTATGCTGAGCTGTAAGGGGGCCCCTAAGAAGCCAACCCAGAAGCTAGAATGGAAACTG aacacaggaaggactgaagcttgGAAGGTCCTCTCTCCCCAGGGAGACCCCTGGGACAGTGTGGCTCGAATCCTCCCCAATGGTTCGCTCCTCCTTCCAGCTATCGGAATTGTCGATGAGGGGACTTTCCGGTGTCGGGCAACTAACAGGCTCGGGAAGGAGGTCAAGTCCAACTACCGAGTCCGAGTCTACC AGATTCCTGGGAAGCCGGAAATTGTGAATCCTGCCTCTGAACTCACAGCCAATGTCCCTAATAAG gtggggatgtgtgtgtctgaggggaGCTACCCTGCAGGGACCCTTAGCTGGCACTTGGATGGGAAACCTCTGATTCCTGATGGCAAAG GGACAGTTGTGAAGGAGGAGACCAGGAGGCACCCTGAGACGGGACTCTTCACGCTTCGGTCAGAGCTCACAGTGACCCCAGCCCAAGGAGGGACCACTCCTACCTTTTCCTGCAGCTTCAGCCTGGGCCTTCCTCGGCGCAGACCCCTGAACACAGCCCCCATCCAGCCCCGAGTCAGGG agcccctgcctccagagggCATTCAGCTGTTGGTTGAGCCTGAAGGTGGAACAGTCGCTCCTGGTGGGACCGTGACCCTGACCTGTGCCATCTCTGCCCAGCCTCCCCCTCAAATCCACTGGATAAAAGAT GGCACACCCCTGCCCCTTGCCCCCAGCCCTGTGCTGCTCCTCCCTGAGGTAGGGCATGAGGATGAGGGCATCTACAGCTGCGTGGCCACCTACCCTAGCCATGGACCTCAGGAAAGCCCTCCTGTCAACATCAGGGTCACAG GCTCTGTGGATGGGTCTGGGCTGGGAACGCTAGCCCTGTCCTTAGGGATCCTGGGAGGCCTGGGAATAGCCGCTCTGCTCATTGGGGCCATCCTGTGGCGAAAACGACAACCCAGACGCGAAGAGAG GAAGGCCCCAGAAAGccaggaggacgaggaggaacgTGCAGAGCTGAATCAGTCAGAGGAAGCGGAAATGCCAGAGAACGGTGCAGGGGGACCTTAA
- the Ager gene encoding advanced glycosylation end product-specific receptor isoform X1, translating into MLSCKGAPKKPTQKLEWKLNTGRTEAWKVLSPQGDPWDSVARILPNGSLLLPAIGIVDEGTFRCRATNRLGKEVKSNYRVRVYQIPGKPEIVNPASELTANVPNKVGMCVSEGSYPAGTLSWHLDGKPLIPDGKGTVVKEETRRHPETGLFTLRSELTVTPAQGGTTPTFSCSFSLGLPRRRPLNTAPIQPRVREPLPPEGIQLLVEPEGGTVAPGGTVTLTCAISAQPPPQIHWIKDGTPLPLAPSPVLLLPEVGHEDEGIYSCVATYPSHGPQESPPVNIRVTETGDEGQAAGSVDGSGLGTLALSLGILGGLGIAALLIGAILWRKRQPRREERKAPESQEDEEERAELNQSEEAEMPENGAGGP; encoded by the exons ATGCTGAGCTGTAAGGGGGCCCCTAAGAAGCCAACCCAGAAGCTAGAATGGAAACTG aacacaggaaggactgaagcttgGAAGGTCCTCTCTCCCCAGGGAGACCCCTGGGACAGTGTGGCTCGAATCCTCCCCAATGGTTCGCTCCTCCTTCCAGCTATCGGAATTGTCGATGAGGGGACTTTCCGGTGTCGGGCAACTAACAGGCTCGGGAAGGAGGTCAAGTCCAACTACCGAGTCCGAGTCTACC AGATTCCTGGGAAGCCGGAAATTGTGAATCCTGCCTCTGAACTCACAGCCAATGTCCCTAATAAG gtggggatgtgtgtgtctgaggggaGCTACCCTGCAGGGACCCTTAGCTGGCACTTGGATGGGAAACCTCTGATTCCTGATGGCAAAG GGACAGTTGTGAAGGAGGAGACCAGGAGGCACCCTGAGACGGGACTCTTCACGCTTCGGTCAGAGCTCACAGTGACCCCAGCCCAAGGAGGGACCACTCCTACCTTTTCCTGCAGCTTCAGCCTGGGCCTTCCTCGGCGCAGACCCCTGAACACAGCCCCCATCCAGCCCCGAGTCAGGG agcccctgcctccagagggCATTCAGCTGTTGGTTGAGCCTGAAGGTGGAACAGTCGCTCCTGGTGGGACCGTGACCCTGACCTGTGCCATCTCTGCCCAGCCTCCCCCTCAAATCCACTGGATAAAAGAT GGCACACCCCTGCCCCTTGCCCCCAGCCCTGTGCTGCTCCTCCCTGAGGTAGGGCATGAGGATGAGGGCATCTACAGCTGCGTGGCCACCTACCCTAGCCATGGACCTCAGGAAAGCCCTCCTGTCAACATCAGGGTCACAG AAACCGGTGATGAAGGACAAGCTGCAG GCTCTGTGGATGGGTCTGGGCTGGGAACGCTAGCCCTGTCCTTAGGGATCCTGGGAGGCCTGGGAATAGCCGCTCTGCTCATTGGGGCCATCCTGTGGCGAAAACGACAACCCAGACGCGAAGAGAG GAAGGCCCCAGAAAGccaggaggacgaggaggaacgTGCAGAGCTGAATCAGTCAGAGGAAGCGGAAATGCCAGAGAACGGTGCAGGGGGACCTTAA
- the Ager gene encoding advanced glycosylation end product-specific receptor isoform X2, whose protein sequence is MLSCKGAPKKPTQKLEWKLNTGRTEAWKVLSPQGDPWDSVARILPNGSLLLPAIGIVDEGTFRCRATNRLGKEVKSNYRVRVYQIPGKPEIVNPASELTANVPNKVGMCVSEGSYPAGTLSWHLDGKPLIPDGKGTVVKEETRRHPETGLFTLRSELTVTPAQGGTTPTFSCSFSLGLPRRRPLNTAPIQPRVREPLPPEGIQLLVEPEGGTVAPGGTVTLTCAISAQPPPQIHWIKDGTPLPLAPSPVLLLPEVGHEDEGIYSCVATYPSHGPQESPPVNIRVTGSVDGSGLGTLALSLGILGGLGIAALLIGAILWRKRQPRREERKAPESQEDEEERAELNQSEEAEMPENGAGGP, encoded by the exons ATGCTGAGCTGTAAGGGGGCCCCTAAGAAGCCAACCCAGAAGCTAGAATGGAAACTG aacacaggaaggactgaagcttgGAAGGTCCTCTCTCCCCAGGGAGACCCCTGGGACAGTGTGGCTCGAATCCTCCCCAATGGTTCGCTCCTCCTTCCAGCTATCGGAATTGTCGATGAGGGGACTTTCCGGTGTCGGGCAACTAACAGGCTCGGGAAGGAGGTCAAGTCCAACTACCGAGTCCGAGTCTACC AGATTCCTGGGAAGCCGGAAATTGTGAATCCTGCCTCTGAACTCACAGCCAATGTCCCTAATAAG gtggggatgtgtgtgtctgaggggaGCTACCCTGCAGGGACCCTTAGCTGGCACTTGGATGGGAAACCTCTGATTCCTGATGGCAAAG GGACAGTTGTGAAGGAGGAGACCAGGAGGCACCCTGAGACGGGACTCTTCACGCTTCGGTCAGAGCTCACAGTGACCCCAGCCCAAGGAGGGACCACTCCTACCTTTTCCTGCAGCTTCAGCCTGGGCCTTCCTCGGCGCAGACCCCTGAACACAGCCCCCATCCAGCCCCGAGTCAGGG agcccctgcctccagagggCATTCAGCTGTTGGTTGAGCCTGAAGGTGGAACAGTCGCTCCTGGTGGGACCGTGACCCTGACCTGTGCCATCTCTGCCCAGCCTCCCCCTCAAATCCACTGGATAAAAGAT GGCACACCCCTGCCCCTTGCCCCCAGCCCTGTGCTGCTCCTCCCTGAGGTAGGGCATGAGGATGAGGGCATCTACAGCTGCGTGGCCACCTACCCTAGCCATGGACCTCAGGAAAGCCCTCCTGTCAACATCAGGGTCACAG GCTCTGTGGATGGGTCTGGGCTGGGAACGCTAGCCCTGTCCTTAGGGATCCTGGGAGGCCTGGGAATAGCCGCTCTGCTCATTGGGGCCATCCTGTGGCGAAAACGACAACCCAGACGCGAAGAGAG GAAGGCCCCAGAAAGccaggaggacgaggaggaacgTGCAGAGCTGAATCAGTCAGAGGAAGCGGAAATGCCAGAGAACGGTGCAGGGGGACCTTAA